A DNA window from Camelina sativa cultivar DH55 chromosome 17, Cs, whole genome shotgun sequence contains the following coding sequences:
- the LOC104755432 gene encoding uncharacterized protein LOC104755432: MKNISIFLVVLAFCMIVNMEHVNSANPFKGKKTTLTFRNSLSHNKWLKVRCKSGDGDVREKYMPPNGQDYSFSFNDRVFGHTLFWCTLSKGADYKVHKKFDAYIQDSRMPHGTFYNYVAQDDGIYHSTLLTRIHKMYNWN; the protein is encoded by the coding sequence atgaaaaatatttcaatctttCTAGTTGTTTTGGCTTTTTGCATGATTGTGAATATGGAGCATGTCAACTCCGCCAACCCATTTAAAGGGAAAAAGACGACGTTGACATTCAGAAACAGTCTTTCACACAACAAATGGCTCAAGGTTCGCTGCAAATCTGGAGACGGCGATGTTCGTGAAAAATACATGCCACCTAACGGCCAAGATTATAGCTTTAGTTTCAACGATAGAGTTTTCGGACACACACTTTTCTGGTGTACGTTGTCAAAAGGAGCTGATTATAAGGTACATAAGAAGTTCGATGCCTATATCCAAGACAGTAGAATGCCTCACGGAACCTTCTATAATTACGTTGCTCAAGACGATGGGATCTATCACAGTACTCTGCTAACACGTATCCATAAGATGTACAATTGGAACTAA
- the LOC104755433 gene encoding reticuline oxidase-like protein translates to MKIFCLILLLFSFFVSTSLAVEPPPDTIYQNFLQCFTNQTKAPPNSLSDVVLPKTAAAFTPVLRAYIRNARFNTTTSPKPAIVIAARSESHVQAAVVCTKSLNIQLKTRSGGHDYEGISYVSNNPFFVLDMSNLRNVTVDPATESAWVGAGATLGEVYYRIWEKTKTHGFPAGVCPTVGAGGHISGGGYGNMIRKYGLSVDYVTDAKIVDVNGQILDRKAMGEDLFWAINGGGGASFGVILAFRIKLVPVPPTVTVFRVEKNLDENALDMVHKWQFVAPKTDPGLFMRLLLQPVTRNKIQTVRASVVAMFLGNSNDVFSLLTKDFPELGLKKENCTEMTWIQSVMWWANNDNATAIKPEILLDRDPDSAYFLKRKSDFVDKEITKEGLDFLFKKMIEVGKIGLVFNPYGGIMTEVPTTKTPFPHRTKLYKVQHSMNWKDPGTEAESSFLQKARTFYSYMAPYVTKNPRHTYINYRDLDIGVNSHGPNSFREAEVYGRMYFGENFDRLVKVKTAVDPQNFFRDEQSIPTLPNKPPRR, encoded by the coding sequence atgaagatCTTTTGTTTAATTCTCTTGTTGTTCTCATTCTTTGTCTCCACTTCTCTTGCCGTCGAACCTCCTCCCGACACAATCTACCAAAACTTTCTCCAATGTTTCACAAACCAAACGAAAGCTCCTCCTAACTCATTATCCGACGTTGTTTTACCAAAAACCGCTGCAGCTTTCACCCCTGTCCTACGTGCTTACATCCGAAACGCGCGTTTCAACACCACCACGTCTCCCAAACCCGCGATCGTTATCGCTGCGCGTTCTGAGAGCCACGTCCAAGCTGCCGTCGTCTGCACGAAATCGCTAAACATCCAGCTGAAAACTCGAAGCGGTGGCCATGACTACGAAGGCATTTCCTACGTCTCTAACAATCCTTTCTTCGTCCTCGACATGTCGAACCTCCGTAACGTCACTGTCGACCCTGCAACCGAATCTGCATGGGTCGGAGCTGGTGCTACACTAGGTGAGGTTTACTACAGGATTTgggaaaaaaccaaaactcacgGCTTTCCTGCCGGAGTTTGTCCCACGGTTGGAGCAGGAGGTCACATTAGCGGCGGTGGTTATGGAAACATGATCAGAAAGTACGGCCTGTCCGTTGACTACGTCACCGACGCTAAAATCGTAGACGTTAATGGACAGATTCTTGATCGCAAGGCAATGGGAGAAGATCTGTTTTGGGCTATTAACGGCGGAGGCGGTGCGAGCTTCGGTGTGATCTTAGCTTTCAGGATCAAGCTTGTCCCCGTCCCACCTACCGTTACCGTTTTTAGAGTAGAGAAAAACTTGGACGAAAACGCTCTTGACATGGTCCATAAATGGCAGTTCGTTGCTCCCAAGACTGATCCAGGTCTATTCATGAGGCTCTTGTTACAGCCTGTGACTCGAAACAAAATCCAAACGGTTCGAGCATCGGTTGTGGCTATGTTCTTGGGGAACTCAAACGATGTTTTCTCTCTGCTAACCAAAGATTTCCCAGAGCTTGGTTTGAAGAAGGAGAATTGCACAGAGATGACTTGGATACAGTCGGTGATGTGGTGGGCGAACAACGATAACGCCACAGCGATTAAACCCGAGATTCTACTGGACCGTGACCCTGATTCTGCATATTTCCTTAAAAGGAAATCCGATTTCGTCGATAAAGAGATCACCAAAGAGGGTTTAGATTTCTTGTTCAAGAAGATGATTGAAGTTGGGAAGATAGGTTTAGTGTTTAATCCATACGGAGGGATAATGACCGAGGTGCCTACGACGAAGACTCCATTCCCGCACAGAACTAAGCTTTACAAAGTCCAGCATTCGATGAACTGGAAAGATCCGGGAACAGAAGCGGAAAGCAGTTTCTTGCAGAAGGCAAGAACTTTCTATAGCTACATGGCTCCTTATGTGACCAAGAACCCTAGACACACGTATATCAATTACAGGGATTTGGATATTGGAGTTAATAGCCATGGCCCAAACAGTTTCAGAGAAGCAGAGGTTTACGGGAGGATGTATTTCGGAGAGAATTTTGATCGGTTGGTGAAAGTGAAAACTGCCGTGGATCCGCAAAACTTCTTCAGAGACGAACAGAGTATACCTACCTTGCCTAACAAACCACCTAGGCGTTAG
- the LOC104755434 gene encoding alpha-ketoglutarate-dependent dioxygenase alkB produces the protein MYEPANVSDDATAFRRAEKKYKLYYEQLSKFTRKKKLPKPIDLSELLDFDLILQDFNKTGVLPDGIRVIEAVDSSPVFCIEDRPGFYFIPGALSLEEQCKWIKESLTTFPQPPNRTNHNAIYGPIADLFDSAKEDKVLVQEDLTNNIWKFYEEEEGIAKEKERSCKTVSASVLLRKLRWSTLGLQFDWSKRNYDVSLPHNDIPDALCQLAKTHAAIAMPAGEEFRPEGAIVNYFGLGDTLGGHLDDMEADWSKPIVSMSLGCKAIFLLGGKSKEDPPHAMYLRSGDIVLMAGDARECYHGVPRIFTDEENAEIGALESELSREGGSYFAEYIKTSRININIRQVF, from the exons ATGTACGAACCGGCGAACGTCTCTGACGACGCTACGGCTTTCCGGCGAGCTgagaaaaaatacaaactttacTATGAACAGCTTTCTAAATTCACTAGAAA GAAGAAGCTCCCTAAGCCAATTGATTTATCTGAATTGCTCGATTTCGAtttgattcttcaagatttcAACAAAACTGGTGTTTTGCCTGACGGGATTAGGGTTATCGAAGCTGTTGATTCTTCCCCAGTGTTCTGCATCGAGGATCGACCCG GTTTTTACTTTATCCCTGGTGCATTGAGTTTGGAGGAGCAATGCAAATGGATCAAAGAGAGCTTGACGACTTTTCCACAGCCTCCTAATAGAACAAACCACAATGCGATTTATGGTCCTATTGCTGATTTGTTTGATTCAGCTAAAGAAGACAAGGTGTTGGTCCAAGAGGATCTTACCAACAACATATGGAagttttatgaagaagaagaaggtattgcaaaggaaaaagagagaagttgCAAAACAGTTTCAGCTTCAGTTCTTTTGAGGAAGCTTCGTTGGAGCACTCTTGGTCTACAGTTTGATTGGTCCAAG CGTAACTATGATGTTTCTCTCCCTCATAATGACATCCCTGATGCACTCTGTCAACTAGCTAAGACACACGCCGCCATTGCAATGCCTGCCGGGGAGGAATTTCGTCCAGAGGGTGCCATTGTAAACTATTTTGGCTTAG GTGATACCCTTGGAGGTCACCTTGATGACATGGAAGCTGACTGGAGTAAACCCATTGTAAGCATGAG CCTTGGATGTAAAGCTATTTTCCTCTTAGGCGGGAAATCAAAAGAGGATCCTCCTCATGCTATGTATCTCAGAAGTGGAGATATTGTACTAATGGCTGGAGATGCCAGGGAGTGCTATCACG GCGTACCCCGTATCTTTACGGACGAAGAAAATGCGGAAATTGGCGCTCTTGAATCAGAATTATCCCGTGAAGGTGGAAGTTATTTCGCAGAGTACATCAAAACTTCGAGGATCAACATAAACATCAGGCAAGTTTTCTGA